In [Mycobacterium] stephanolepidis, the genomic window AACGTTCAGAGATGCACCGAGCCCCGGACCGCAACCGGACGAGCCCACTACCGCAACGGTTTAACAGAACCATGACCTGATCATTGTCCGTACAGCTAAATAGGTTGTACGCGCCAATAGGATGGCAGCCATGAGTGACAGAGCTGGTTGGTTGGGTGCGAATCGGGCCAACTGGAACGAGCGGGCCGCAATTCACGCGGCACGCGATGGCTCGGGGTATCAGGTGCAGAACTTCATCGACAACGGCTCGTTGCTCTCGGATGTCGTCAGTTTCGACCTGCCGGTGCTCGGTGACATCGCAGGCAAGAACACCGTGCACCTGCAGTGTCATATTGGGACAGACACGATTTCGTTGGCCCGCTTGGGGGCCGTTGTGACGGGCCTGGATTTCTCACAGGACGCTATCCGGGAGGCTCGGACACTGGCCGCCGAGACGGGTGATGTCGTGACCTTCGTAGAGGCAGACGTTCACGACGCAGCAAAAGTACTGCCGTGCAATAGCTTCGACCTTGTCTACACCGGAATTGGGGCGCTGTGCTGGCTTCCTCGCGTTGACGCATGGGCGGAGGTGGTCTCGGCGCTCCTTGCTCCCGGTGGGGCTCTAGTGATCCGCGAAGGTCATCCGATCTTGTGGTCGATGGATGATTCCGTTGGCGATGAGTTGCGTCTGCGATACCCGTACTTCGAGCATGACGAACCGTTGGAATGGGACGACGGTCAAACATACGTCCCTACGGACAAGGTCATTCAGGCTTCGACGACCTATGAATGGAATCACTCTCTCGGGGAGATCGTGACGGCTCTGATCACGAGCGGTCTGCGCATCGATCTCCTGATCGAGCACGATAGTGTTCCTTGGGAGGCCCTTCCCGGCCATATGGCGCCGCGGCCCGGAGGTGAATGGGCGCTGAGCGAGCGGTCGGGTGTCATGCCCCTGACGTACACGATCAGGGCCACGAAGACGGCCTGAAGCGGGCTGCGGCTGCCAATCCTATTGGACTGCAACCAAAGCCAGACCGCCACTGGTTGCCACGAATGAGGCGAACGTGACGGCCTTGAAAACTGCGGTGGACGCGACGTTCTCCTTGAACGCCATCGGCAGAAACAGGGTTGGGTTTAGCAGCGCGCCAAAGACCACGACGGCGGCCAGCCAGCCGGGCATTCCCGGCACGGCGAGACCCACCGCGATCAGGAGTATTCCCATCATGATGTAGTCCAGGTGGGCCTGGAGGAACCTGCGGCCGTTCGTCACGCCGATGCGCTTGAGCAGTCGCGGGGCAAGGAAGTTGGCGGCCACCGCCCACCCCATCATTGCCCCGAATGCCAGCTCGAGGAGGCCGATGCGGACGACGAGGTTCATGCGCTGACCATGTTTCTGCGATACCATCGCCGGCCATGCCACCGTTGGTAATGCCATGCGGCGGTGGGCAGTGCGCCGCGGGGATGCAGCCAGAAGCGGTCGGGAATCTCAGCCGTGGGTGCCTGGCGTCCGAGGTCGATCTCGCCGAGGAGGATTCCCTGGCCCTGCTCTGGGCGACGCTCGGCGATGACGTGCCCGGCACCGTCGGTGATCAGGGTGGAACCTTCA contains:
- a CDS encoding class I SAM-dependent methyltransferase, with the translated sequence MSDRAGWLGANRANWNERAAIHAARDGSGYQVQNFIDNGSLLSDVVSFDLPVLGDIAGKNTVHLQCHIGTDTISLARLGAVVTGLDFSQDAIREARTLAAETGDVVTFVEADVHDAAKVLPCNSFDLVYTGIGALCWLPRVDAWAEVVSALLAPGGALVIREGHPILWSMDDSVGDELRLRYPYFEHDEPLEWDDGQTYVPTDKVIQASTTYEWNHSLGEIVTALITSGLRIDLLIEHDSVPWEALPGHMAPRPGGEWALSERSGVMPLTYTIRATKTA